The Salvelinus namaycush isolate Seneca chromosome 26, SaNama_1.0, whole genome shotgun sequence genomic sequence TCTGAACACTTTCTCATCAAAGCATAGACTGATAAGATGAATTATGGGGTGGGTTGGTGCTGGTCTAGAATGAAATCCTGCACACCCTGTCCATCCCTGTTGTGTCTCACAACTGAAAACTCACTGTTCTCTGGCCTCCCTTCTCTGTTAATAGCTGCGTGACAACAAGCAGCTGAGTCGCATGTGCTCGGAGCAGGAGTCCCATCTCTCTCAGCTGGAGCGCCATGCGGAGCTCGGGGCTGAGGATGCAGAGGACCGCAGGCGCATGCTGGAGGACGTGCAGAGTGACAAGGCCACCATCAGCCGCGCCCTGGCCCAGAACCGCACCCTTAAAGACCAACTGGCTGAGCTGCAGAACGGCTTCGTCAAACTGGTAATGAGGAGTGGTACCTTTTTTACTCTCCTGTTTACTTATGTGAAGTAATCACTGATCTGCCAGGTTTTATTAGTGTTTAAACATGGAATATGTGGAAACGCATCTTCAGTTATCCAGCCACATTCAGATCGGGGGTGACCTCATGAATGTGTTGAATGTCTCTGTGGTCCTAGACCAATGAGAACATGGAGCTGACCACTGCTCTGCAGTCAGAGCATCACGTCAAGAAGGAGCTGGGACGCAGGATGGGACAACTACAGGAGGACCTGCACAATGTCAAGGAGCAGGTAGGGACACGCGGGCACACACATGTCATGGTGAACAGGTACAGGAACAGCATATAGACACTCGCACGTCTCTTCCATCCCTAGTTGGATTTGAAGTCGCAGGAGTACCAGGCACTGCTGGAGCAGCGGGACCAGGTAGTGGCCAACCTACAGCAGTACTCTGCAGGCTATACAGCCCTGGCTTCAGAGCGAGAGCAGCTCCACAGACAGTACCTGCAGCAGAGCCAGCTGATGGACCGGCTGCAGCATGACGAGACCCAGGGAAGGGTTCAGTTGGAAATGAGCCACAAACAGCTGGAGCAATACCAGGTCAGGGACGGACACACGCGCATGTAGTCACATATCtccgaatacacacacacagtcgcacaTGAAGAGACGCACActatgcacacgtacacacagtGTCTGTATTGACCCCTCTGGCGCCTTCTGCAGGAGAGGCTGGAGCAGTTGTCCAGAGATAACGAGCAGTTGAAGGCTGAAGTCACAGAGCTGCTCAACAGCTCAGCCCTGGCCACACTCCCCAGAAACCAGGGAGACGGAGTGGAGAGCCAATCCCTGCCAGAGAGCCCACAGAAGTCCTCGATCGCTATCCCAGAAGACTTTGAGAGCCGCGAGGAGATGGTGAGGAGAAAATACCTATCAGTGGGATCTAGTGTTCCCAAATGCTGTAGAGAATCCTACATCGAGGATTTCCAAAGTATTTATCAGATAATGGTCTCTGAAGAATAATTCCTcccttccgtctctctctcagGAGGAGTTTGTGCGCGGTGCGGTGGCGCGTGTGGAGGCAGAGCGAGACGAGGTGAGGAGCagactggaggaggagaggagactgcaCTTCGCTGCCAGACACCAGGCTGCAGCACTCAGCATAGAGCGCCACAGTCATGACCACGACCACGGTCAGTGCCACGGTCACAGCCATGATGACCACAGTGACCTTGAACAtacaggtgagaggaggaggaaaggtgtgtgtgtgtgtgtatgcacgtaTTTGTATGTGCTACTTGCATGACTTTTGTTTTCTAGGAACACTATGCCAGGTTTTGAGTGTTACCAGTGCAGTGTGTCTGACcagttacaccccccccccccccccccccatgttagTCTCAGGTTCAGAGGGTGTAGCAGTGGAGGTACATGAGGCCTTGTATGTTGCCATGGAGAGGCTGCAGCAGCGCTTCACCTCTCTGATGCAGGAGAAGGCTGACCTGAAGGAGAGGGTAGAAGAGCTGGAACACCGCTGTATACAGCTGTCTGGAGAGACTGATACTATTGGTGAGCGagacacgcatgcatacatatacagtaccagtcaaaagttcagacacgcctactcattcaatggtttttctttatttttgctgttttctatgttgtagaataatagtgaagacatcaaaactatgaaataacacgtggaatcatgtagtaaccaaaaaagtgtaaaacaaatctaaatatatttgaggttcttcaaagtagccatcctttgccatgatgacagctaagcactcttggcattctctcaactagcttcatggggaatgcttttctaacagtcttgaaggagttcccacatatgctgagcacttgttggctgcttttccttcactctgcggtccaacttatcccaaaccgtctcaattgtttgttattttttatatatttttttgttaacccctccaccaccacccctcttCTGAGGACAAATATCTTTCTTTTTTTAACAGCTTTTCTTCTAAATTTTACATGTACTTTTTACatgtgcagttgaagtcggaagtttacatacacttaggttggagtcattaacttgtttttcaaccactccaaaaatgtcttgttaacaaactatagttttggcaagtcggttaggacatctgctttgtgcatgacacaagtcatttttccaacaattgtttacagacagattatttcacttctaactcactgtatcacaattccagtgggtcaaaagtttacatactgtgcctttaaacagcttggaaaattccagaaaattatgtcatggctttagaagcttctgataggtgtacctgtggatgtatttcaaggcctaccttcaagctcagtgcctctttgcttgacatcatgggaaaatcaaaagaaatcagccaagacctcagaaaaatgattgtagacctccacaagtctcgttcatccttgggagcaatttccaaacgcctgaaggtaccacgttcatctgtacaaccaatagtatgcaagtataaacaccatgggaccatgcagccatcataccgctcaggaaggagacgcgtactgtctcctagagattaatgtattttggtgcgaaaagtgcaaatcaatcccagaacaacagcaaaggaccttgtgaagatgctggaggaaacaggtataaagtatctatatccacagtaaaacgagtcctatatcgacataacctgaaagggcgctcagcaaggaagaagccactgctccaaactcgccgtaaaaaagccagactatggtttccaactgcacatggggacaaggatcgtactttttggtaaaatgtcctctggtctaattaaacaaaaatagaactgtttgcccataatgaccatcgttatgtttggaggaaaaaggaggaggcttgcaagccgaagaacaccacccatgccgtgaagcacgggggtggcagcatcatgttgtgggggtgctttggtctccacttcacaaaatagatgacatcatgaggcaggacaattatatgaatatattgaagcaacatctcaagacatcagtcaggaagttaaagcttggtcacaaatgggtcttccaaatggacaatgaccccaagcacacttccaaagttgtggaaaaatggcctAAGGGCAACaaagccatcacaaagccctgacctcaatcccatagaaaatgtgtgggcagaactgaaaaagcgtgtgcgagcaaggaggcctacaaacctgactgttacaccagctctgtcaggaggaatgggccaaaattcacccaagttattgtgggaagcttgtggaaggctacctgaaatgtttgactcaagacattattctgacatttcacattcttaaaataaagtggtgatcctaactgacctaaaacaggggatttttactaggattaaatgtcaggaattatgaaaaactgagtaaaaatgtatttggcttaggtgtatgtaaacttctgacttcaactgtacatgttacaTAGCTTTTTCATACAAATTTTACATACATGTTACTTTTATATAACAcagtcacataacaataatacattaccaaacatatgctctttaatcccaaccctcagccgctctcagcccatcccacctatcacctgaGACCACCTTcctttggtttccatgtgccatacatttttcaattgtgctgtgattttcttttttttcttttttttctttttctttctagTCATgtagtatccacagattgtgagctaaagataaATCTTTGCTACAGGTGTTATTTATTGACCGATTATGGCTTTCCAAATctcccaacactgctatttgtaaggtaCATTTTTAATGCATGTTGtgattttatttttaaaaaattaaCCATTCCTGAGCTTGTGACCAGATACAAGCTACATAGGGACAATACCATAAAAAGTtatctattgattctgtctcttcgcagcaaaatctacagagctgacaTTGTTGTATGCACCATATATATAgtgtcttgcaaaagtattcatccccctttgcatttttcctattttgttgcattacaacctgtaatttaaatagatttttgtttggatttcatgtaatggacatgtataaaatagtcaaaattggtgaagtgaaagggaaaaaaatatgttttttaaaacGGAAGAGTGGTGCGTGCAaatgtattcatcccctttgctatgaagcccctaaataagatctggtgcaaccaattaccttcagaagtgacATAATTGggtaaataaagtccacctgtgtgctaTCTAAATGTCActtgatctgtcacatgatctctgtgtgtgtgtgtgtgtgtgtgtgtgtgtgtgtgtgtgtgtgtgtgtgtgtgtgtgtgtgtatgtatgtgtatgtatgtatgtatgtatgtatgtatgtatgtatgtatatatattaatatatatatatatatatatatatatatatatatatatatatatatatatatatatatatatatacacacacacacacacctgttctgaaaggcccgagagtctgcaacaccactaagcatggggcaccaccaagcaagcggcactatgaagaccaaggagctctccaaacaggtcagggacaaagttgtgaagtacagatcagggttggttataaaaaatatccggaactttgaacatcccacagagcactaTTCAATCCATATTAAAAAATGtgaagaatatggcaccacaacaaacctgccaagagagggccgcccaccaaaactcacggaccaggcaaggagggcattaatcagagaggcaacaaagagaccaaagataaccctgaaggagctgccaagctccacagtggagattggagtatctgtccatgggACCACTAACCTGGacactccatagagctgggctttacggaagagaggccagaaaaaaagcttgaagaaaaaaataagcaaacatgtttggtgttcgccaaaaggcatgtgggagatcccccaaacatatggaagaaggtactctggtcagatgagactaaaatgtagctttttggccatcaaggaaaacgctatgtctggtgcaaacccaacaccttatcaccccgagaacaccatccccacagtgaagtatggtgatggcagcatcatgctgtggggatgtgtttcattggcagggactgggaaactggtcagaattgaaggaatgatggatggtgctaaatacaggtaaagtcttgagggaaacctgcttcagtcttccagagatttgagacagggatgcaggttcaccttccagcaggacaatgaccctaagcatactttcggggggtgaatagttatgcactctcaggttttctgttttttttgtcttattttttgtttgtttcacaataaatattttgtatcttcaaagtggtaggcatgttgtttaaatcaaatgatacaaccgccacaaaaatgtattttaattccaggttgtaatgcaacaaaataggaaaaatgcgaaggggggtgaatacttttgcaagccattgtgtgtgtgtgtatatatagcatTTTGTTGGTGGCAGCTGTCAATATAATTTAAATTGGAAAACTCTTAAGTGTTGAATCAAGCGTCGTTCttttgtaccagttcataaacGATGTGCCGTGGAAtctcttcccatttattttgcaagctgtatggcacagctgtcaatgttTTTGTCCTCAAATTAAACTGGTATGTTTTTCAATTTATGCCAATTCatttcagccaatttgtatctttaatatatggcaggcaaacaagttccttatcttctcccttttccacttcactccatttttgtggtagtgctgcaatcagttggttgtgaGTTTGGATTGAGCAGATATTCCCATATGCAGTTATCGAAAATATGTGACAACTCCTCCGTTTCTATTGTTAATATCATTAATAAATATTATAcaataaaaaaagagaaaaaaatccattatttttttattgatctgtatatttgagtttaacatTTGTtgttttatcctccagaaaatatatatattacaaaTTGTTACCAGCTTTGTATCGCTTGTTTAAGAAAGGGCGATACTTTACAACTTCAAATTTTTTACTAATTGAAAATGACATTTTGTCTAATCTGTATCAAGGCAAAAAGGCCAGTTTTGAACAAAGGATGAgcctttcttaataatctactggagaaccattttgcgtttaagtataacttatgtatgagtgaggcttttagtgagaggtttaaaaTCTTTAATATTTCAtaaactcatattcattatataaataggcacgtttaattttgggttgaggttgggtgattgtggatgccaggtcatctgatgcagcacaacatcactttccttctttgtcaaatagtccttacacagcctggaggggtgtttttaggtcattgtcctgtttaaaaacaaatgatagtcccactaagcgcaaaccagatgggatggcgtatcgctgcagaatgctgtggtagccatgctggttaagtgtgctttgaattctaaataaatcacagacagtgtcaccagcgaaGCACACCCACAGCATCacacttcctccatgcttcacggtgggaaccacacatgtggagatcatccgttcacctactctgcgtctcacaaagacacggctgttggaaccaaaaatctcaaatttggactcatcagaccaaaggacagatttccaccggtctaatgtccattgctcatgttccttggcccaagcaaatctcttcttcttactggtgtcctttagtagtttctttgcagcaattcgaccatgaaggcctgatttcacacAGTCTACCtccgaacagttgatgttgagatgtatctgttacttgaactctgtgaagcatttatttgggctgcaatctgaggtgcagttaactctaatgaccttcatgtcttaaagtaaataatctctttgattatttgagctgttcttgccgtaatatggactccttgtcacaacacatctgattggctcaaacacattaagaaaataaatccaacaaattaacttttaacaaggctcacctgttaattgaaatgcattccaggtgaagctggttgagagaatgccaagagtgtgcaaagctgtcatcaaggaaaagggtggctactttgaagaatctcaagtgtaaaatatattctgatttgtttaacaacacttttttggttactacatgattccatatgtgttatttcatagttttgatgtcttcactattattgtaccatgtagaaaataataaaaaaaaaatgaaaaacccttgaatgagtaggtgtgtccaaacttttgactggttctgtatatatACTGCTGTATACAACTGTCTTCAGAAACGCTGTTGGTGAGACACTCaatcatctctctgtctgtaaagACTGGCACTATCAGTGACGCGCACACActttttctctcacacacactaacaggGATGCACTGACACGTTCACTCGCGTAGTGTGACAGGTCTGCTCATCCTATTCCTTCATTGTGTATGTCTGTTCAGGAGAGTACATCACCCTTTACCAGAACCAGAGAGCCATCATGAAGCAGAAACACATGGAGAAGGAGCAGTACATCAGTATGTTGGCCCAGGACAAAGAGGAGatgaaggtacacacacacaccaaacatgaGAGGGAAGCTGCAGTATACCACCAgcagcatagcaccctgcatcccactgctatcttgcctctgaagctaagcagggttggtccagGTAGCCTGGtgtttagagcattgggccagtaaccgaaaggttgctgcgTCAAATCccaaagctgacaaggtaaaaatctgtcgttctgccctttcCTTTCCTGGTTGAGACCAAATGTAGCTGTAAGTGGtgctggagggccagtaggaagtactctttcctctggtcccccAAAAATTATATCCCAATGCCCCCGGGcggtgattggggacattgccctgtgtagggtgccgtctttcggatgggacgttaaacgggtgtcctgactctctgtggtcactaacgatcccatggcacttatcgtaagagtaggggtgttaaccctggtgtcctggctaaattcccaatctggccctcgtaccatcatggccacctaatcatcctgagcttccaattggctcattcatccccccctaCTCTCCAGTGTAACTGTTCTCCaagtcattgctgtaaatgagaatgtgttctcagtcaacttacctggtaaaataagagaagaatatatatttttttaaataaatttgcacaCACTAGTAGtatttggtatttattaggatcctcattaaCCGCTCCAAAAGCAtcagctacttttcctggggtccacatgatACATGGTACAGAACATGAATTAGTCAAGGAATGAACTACATACGTTTCAGAGTATTGCCAGTGTTCTGAGCGTGTTTCTGTGCCCGTGCAGGCCAAACTGGCAGAGCTGCAGGACCTGGTGATGAGGTTGGTAGGCGAGAGGAACGAGTGGTACAGCCTCTATACTGGGGCGCTGGCTAGCGCTGCGGCTAACCCTGACCTGCTGCCAGCCGGAGAGGAGCAGGTCCAGGCTCACCACGCACACAGACGCATGGAGCTCAACGCTGTGGATGGACAAGGTATGCTCACACTTATATATAttacaaacacacaaatacacgcaCACGGAGACACAAGGAACTCAGCACTGTGGACGGACCAGATACACAAACATACATCAAATAAtacaaatgtgtatatatatatatgaatgtgTATGGAATagaacagggctctccaaccctgttcctggagagataccatcctgcaggttttcactccaaccctaatgtagtgcacctgattctaataattagctggttgataagctgaatcaggttagttacgactggggttggattgaaaacctacaggagggtaactctccaggaacagggttggagagccctggagtagaacaatacacacacatccacgTCATTATACTAACCTCCCtgatctctcatctctcccccccttctctctccagagTCTGCGGATGTAAGTTCAGCCGTGAAGCCCGACTCCACCGACCCCCCTCACGGTGGCCCGTCAGACCAGGGCCAGGGGCTCCCCCCAGACTCCCAGGCTCTGATGAGGCCCCAAGAGGACGGCACGACCAGGCAGATCATGCAGCTGCTCCAGGAGATCCAAAACCCCCAGGGGCCCCGCTCCGTGCCCTTCCTGGGGGACAACCCCTGCGTCCCGTTCTTTTACCGGCCCGACGAGCAGGACGAAGTCAAGATCCTGGTggtctgatgatgatgatgagactATGGAGCTAACTGGCAATGTTGGAGGAtctgtgaacacacacaccattccaCCACGTCACACTCCACTTAGGTCATCTAGGATGTACACGTACACACAGTTCTGGGTatactgtctctcacacacatgcacactcacttTCTCTACTTTCTGGGAGAGGTTGTTTCCTCCTTCTTTCTCACTCTTCCTTTTGAGTCCTTGGCTGGTCTTGCATGCCGTTTCTTTTCTCCATTGCACTAACAGAGTGACTTAAGGATGTGAACTccttgtgtaagtgtgtgtggtgGCCTTCCTCTCCTcgtccacctcttcctcctccttcgcAACCTCCTTACTTGCAGTGTGAATGTTTGTCCGCTTTTTCTGTCTCTTTTAATTGGTATTTAATACCGTTAGATGATTGGGAAGTATTCCACCGGATGCTATTGAGATTCTTCCTGTGATTCTCTtgatggagagatgtttattcctgcaCATTGATCCCTCTCCTCTGTTCGCTatcttctccccttctctgccATTTGTACCATAGGCGCAATAAAGTATCTCTGTCCCTCAGTCATTGTCTATTACAGGAGAAATGTAAGGCTTTGAGTGAGACGTTAGCGGCAACAATGGAATACAtgaaacggtatcaaacacacaaaacgcatggaaaccacatgtttgactccattccattgaTTCAATTTCAGCtcttacaatgagcccgtcctcctatagctcctcccaccatccTCCACTGGTACCTTTATGTTAAGGCAGTAACTGGATCCCCATTCACAATGTGTCTGACTCTGGAGGAGAACTGGGCtagtctgtctgtttggtaggagagacagacatggcttggttttgtgtcTGACTCTGGAGGAGAACTGGGCtagtctgtctgtttggtaggagagacagacatggcttggttttgtgtcTGACTCTGGAGGAGAACTGGGCTAGCCTGTCTGTTTGGTAGGAGAGACagacatggcttggttttgtgtcTGACTCTGGAGGAGAACTGGGCtagtctgtctgtttggtaggagagacagacatggcttggttttgtgtcTGACTCTGGAGGAGAACTGGGCTAGCCTGTCTGTTTGGTAGGAGAGACagacatggcttggttttggcgCGTGGGTTGTCTCAATTAATTTCCTCGTCGCCTTTCCTCCATGACCACTGATCGGCGACAAGACTGACTCACTCAGACAAGTGGTCATGAATGGAGGAGTACCGTATCGAGGCACAGCCCTTGGTAGCTGTTGGTATGTTCTATGGCAGTGTAGTGAGTGTGTTGTCTGAGTAGGGCAGGATAGCAGGTGGGGTAAAGGAGGGCAGGAGGAGTTGGGTACAGTACATGAAGGAGGTAAGGGCCAGGCTGGAGCCTTGGCCTACCTGAGGTGgaagtcagtcaggaaagcattGGTAAAGACACTAGCATTTGGAGTGATGGGAGCAGTTTGCACTTTTCACTTCTAAGTAGGGAGACACCATAGGACGTCAGGAAAGAGGAACTAGCATGTAGACACATGGCTGCTCACCCCTACAACTACCTTGTCTATCCATCCTCTTTTATGTGGAAACACTGAAATCTGAACATATGTATGTACACTAGAGCTTTATCTTATTTATGCACATAAGCCAGTCAACTCAGTTGTATTCCTCAAGTTTGCTATGCGTTTATTTATTTGAGGCCCCATTTCATAGCACCAGTTGATCATCTCTTGTTTATCAATCTTTCAATTATGTTGTGCTTGTTGCCCCTCAACATATCTCATTTATAATTTAAGTCACTCCCTTTGAGACTGGATGAAGATTGTGAGTCTGTTTGATAAATGATTCAATCTCAATTGTATCCTCATGTCATTGTCTCTTCTCTCTAAAGTTACATGGGCTTTTACTGTAGGTTATTGCACTAAAATTGGACAGACCTTGTAATCAAACCCTGTCCCATCTCACTTAGTTTTGGACAGTAGCTTTTCTATGGCAGATCCATTCTAGACATTTGGTTTCTATACTTGGGAGCCCTATGTCATCATGTGCACTTTCGCACATCGGGGCTCAGAGTTCCACGAATGAAGACAGAGTGTGTGTTGAAGTGACCGaaagattgtgtgtgtgcgcgcagtgTGCGCTAGGAggatgtgtaggtatgtacataTGAATAGAGGGTTGTAATGATTCCAGTAACACAAGTCATGGGCAATGGGGTAAGCTTTGCTGTTTGATTGACAGATGCAGGAAGGTCCTCTGTTTTTAGATAACCTTACAATGATGACCCAAATAAAGATGAAATTGCCATAGGCGCATCTCTGCCACCCCGCAGTTTTTGGGGAAATGTGTGTACTCCCATAATATTTTGGATATTTTGGAATTTTTATGCTTCCAGTGTATCTCTGACTACCAATGTCCgaattttatttttattcaagAATGGAAGTCTTTAAGCATGTCAAAAACAGTCTGAAAAAGGTTTTTGGTGGTTCTGGAGAGAgttttcaggtgtgtgtgtgtacctaatCTGAACCATGTCTAACCTGAAGCAAAGCACTTTTCATAGTAGGACTTGACGTGGTTTCTGTTGAAAGTGATCCCATCTGAATATTTAAATTCATGGCTTTCTTTGCATTTTCTTTTCCTTTTAGAGAGAGAACTTTTGTTTTGGGAGTGGTAAAACCAAGAGAATATTTGAGTTATTGTTTTGGAGGTGGTGACGAGAGAGTAAAAGTAACAGGTGAAATAGTTTTCCCACGCTTTCTAATTCAAACTGTTCTTTTGAATGAATGTGTGGGATTGAACACATGATGATTAAGAGACAGAGGTGAATGCCTTCTGTTTAAAggaactgtatatactgtaactgtGTAACATATTGTATATTCATTCTGCCTGGTGTGTGGGAATAAGTGTAATGGCTGTTTGTAGTGTTGCTAGCAGCCCAGAGggcttgtctgtgtgtctgtctgagccATTGTTGGCTTCAGGACACACACGGACAGCTGAAGTGAAGGGGTGGGGGTACCGTCTGTGATTTAAtacaaaagtaaaaaaatatatttatttgtaataagtATCGAAACTAATCAGTTTTAATGCAATGTAGGATTGTTGTGAGAGAACAAAATGGCTTCCGGGCAGTATATTTCTGATGTGATTTCTCCTGATTAAAAGTGATTGAGCAAAGCAGACAGCATCTGGTCAATGGATCCTAGTAAGTGCTGGAGTTTCTACCTTCAATATGTCCTGTTAGAGATGTCATTTTGAGTGTGAGATTCCTTGACAAAAGACTCAGAC encodes the following:
- the golga2 gene encoding golgin subfamily A member 2 isoform X3, giving the protein MADQSRQIKLAAAKKKLKEFQQKSSPASGGEGGPGAKKTRKVKGGSQPDTPSADRHSPDNIQSILKGLSQTNGLTLPAYGKSQTHVHGEVRGSPVTQLLEDPNGETGRGSPVSNPASSATNPECASQSHNTDLQQNCPHDGNENHADENRPLSSTESLRQLSQQLNGLLSGSSTTYINGDSAPSPANEKELETEQSQELTDQLQKERREFEQKCVKEQGAMREQLQVHIQTIGILVSEKSELQTALSYTQQAARQKTGEAEELSNRLQATKQRVSELERTLSSVSTQQKQFDKHNKELEKERDNLRLEVYRLNSVSEEGRQQSSELSEQLKLRVSENSAMRLDLDELRKRLEMTDDMLQQFSSQSGPPSANQQMHLLLEEKLQIEAHTAQLMESVAQLQTERDRYAEQIQEEGQVWKDKTEQLLSQVTLVAEERDRSISQIQELEAHITDLKHTAALLSQERGAQAEPQPSGPSESELALQEALGSLQQERDSLNSQFQAQLRDNKQLSRMCSEQESHLSQLERHAELGAEDAEDRRRMLEDVQSDKATISRALAQNRTLKDQLAELQNGFVKLTNENMELTTALQSEHHVKKELGRRMGQLQEDLHNVKEQLDLKSQEYQALLEQRDQVVANLQQYSAGYTALASEREQLHRQYLQQSQLMDRLQHDETQGRVQLEMSHKQLEQYQERLEQLSRDNEQLKAEVTELLNSSALATLPRNQGDGVESQSLPESPQKSSIAIPEDFESREEMEEFVRGAVARVEAERDEVRSRLEEERRLHFAARHQAAALSIERHSHDHDHGQCHGHSHDDHSDLEHTVSGSEGVAVEVHEALYVAMERLQQRFTSLMQEKADLKERVEELEHRCIQLSGETDTIGEYITLYQNQRAIMKQKHMEKEQYISMLAQDKEEMKAKLAELQDLVMRLVGERNEWYSLYTGALASAAANPDLLPAGEEQVQAHHAHRRMELNAVDGQESADVSSAVKPDSTDPPHGGPSDQGQGLPPDSQALMRPQEDGTTRQIMQLLQEIQNPQGPRSVPFLGDNPCVPFFYRPDEQDEVKILVV
- the golga2 gene encoding golgin subfamily A member 2 isoform X4; translated protein: MADQSRQIKLAAAKKKLKEFQQKSSPASGGEGGPGAKKTRKVKGGSQPDTPSADRHSPDNIQSILKGLSQTNGLTLPAYGKSQTHVHGEVRGSPVTQLLEDPNGETGRGSPVSNPASSATNPECASQSHNTDLQQNCPHDGNENHADENRPLSSTESLRQLSQQLNGLLSGSSTTYINGDSAPSPANEKELESRNQELAAALDSSNLTNNQLNTKLDRLTEQSQELTDQLQKERREFEQKCVKEQGAMREQLQVHIQTIGILVSEKSELQTALSYTQQAARQKTGEAEELSNRLQATKQRVSELERTLSSVSTQQKQFDKHNKELEKERDNLRLEVYRLNSVSEEGRQQSSELSEQLKLRVSENSAMRLDLDELRKRLEMTDDMLQQLMESVAQLQTERDRYAEQIQEEGQVWKDKTEQLLSQVTLVAEERDRSISQIQELEAHITDLKHTAALLSQERGAQAEPQPSGPSESELALQEALGSLQQERDSLNSQFQAQLRDNKQLSRMCSEQESHLSQLERHAELGAEDAEDRRRMLEDVQSDKATISRALAQNRTLKDQLAELQNGFVKLTNENMELTTALQSEHHVKKELGRRMGQLQEDLHNVKEQLDLKSQEYQALLEQRDQVVANLQQYSAGYTALASEREQLHRQYLQQSQLMDRLQHDETQGRVQLEMSHKQLEQYQERLEQLSRDNEQLKAEVTELLNSSALATLPRNQGDGVESQSLPESPQKSSIAIPEDFESREEMEEFVRGAVARVEAERDEVRSRLEEERRLHFAARHQAAALSIERHSHDHDHGQCHGHSHDDHSDLEHTVSGSEGVAVEVHEALYVAMERLQQRFTSLMQEKADLKERVEELEHRCIQLSGETDTIGEYITLYQNQRAIMKQKHMEKEQYISMLAQDKEEMKAKLAELQDLVMRLVGERNEWYSLYTGALASAAANPDLLPAGEEQVQAHHAHRRMELNAVDGQESADVSSAVKPDSTDPPHGGPSDQGQGLPPDSQALMRPQEDGTTRQIMQLLQEIQNPQGPRSVPFLGDNPCVPFFYRPDEQDEVKILVV